From the Balearica regulorum gibbericeps isolate bBalReg1 chromosome 11, bBalReg1.pri, whole genome shotgun sequence genome, the window AACAAGGCTTCAAGCTCCGGTAAATGGGAATTTCCAGCCTGAGCTGCCCATCACGATGTTTGCATCACGGTTCGATCCAGCCTGAGCCAAGCAGGGCCGCGCTGGTGCAAACATCTGGCCGGCCTTGGCTCCTGCGTGTCCCCACTGCTGCCTTGCCCCATCGAACTCCCAGGTTTGATTTATTCCCCGGCGTTTACAAAGAAGCAGGAGGAATGGAACAGGCTGTTACCATTCGTGTTTGTGCCTCGCATTATTGCCTGCGGGAGCAACCTTCTTGTCAACGTAGGCAACGCCCTCTCAGATGAAGAAGggcaaaatacagaattttacatGTGCAGATTCCTGTGAGAAGTATGGATCGAGTGACTTGAACAGAAGTCACCACCCtgagtataaaaaaaaaaaaaccctagtcAGCCTACTCACTGTTAATACGAGATTTTAGACTTTCACCTTAccttaaactgaaaataagtcTTGCTGTAAAGTCAAGACTTGTTTTTAGCACTTAAAATTAATTGGCAACACAACCATTTCAAGACAGtgtaggaaatcaagcaaaaattGTGCGTTCGTTAGCGATCAGTTTGAAAGATTTCAGTTCATCGTTTATTTCAGTGGAgttgtgcagatttttttttccctaagagcTATAAAAAACGTATGTTCTTGCCACAGCCTCGCTCGAGAAAATGGTAAAACAATGTGCTTTGCCTGCCAAGAGCGGCACAGacaatgaaaggaaatgttccacaggaaagaaaaaacaggaataaagaaaaacgCTCCTATTCTGATTTTGTAATAAGtaataaatggattttattGGGTAGCTCAGGGAGCATCAAGCGTCTCCCCTAGGGAACAACCTTATCCTCTCTGCCCCAAAACCCATTTAAACCTTGATCTTTTGCCCAAACCCCACACCTGGAATACCTCAATGTGCGTTATTGGCTGTTGCgggtttttcctttctctatttCCCACCAAGGACGTAGCCCCCCCAGTCAGACACCGCCTCGGCAGGAGTTTGGTATCTCCCTTTCCTTAAGCCTTTTCAAATTTGCTCTTCTCTGCAAGAACACCGCTCGGTGTCGGTCAATCCAAGCAATTTTGTGCAAGGTCCGGCTTATTCCCCCAAACTGCTGAAACACGCAGTGCTTCCCTCTACACGGGTAAGTTGTAGCGACACATCCGTGAAGACCCACTAGAAGGCAGTGTTGGAGAAAACTTCATAGAAACTTCTCCCTCTGAAAGCTCCAGGTCAACAAACCAAAGGAGTGGATTTGCTAAGACAGGGACCCCTGTAAAAAACATGAACTGCTTCATCCTAAATTATTTCTGGTAGATTTTGCAAGAGTTGACTGCAAGAAGAGGTACGGAGATCAAACTTCATCCCTGCCACGGAAATCCACCAGCAATGTTTAAACACTGGAAGACACCAATTATTTCACGCCTGTTAGAGAAACATCCTTAAAAAGGATCTAAAATGGAGAAGTGACCCGCTCGCTGCTGCCCACGCGGGTCGGGCTGCTGGGACACCACCGCCATCCCGCTGGAGCAAGCACCAAACCCACTCTGAAACGAGCCCAATTTGCCAATAAAACCCAAGGATGGAATTTCCAACCTGTTGCTAGAAAGACAAGAAGTGGCTCCCCTGAATTTCTTGGCAGCGATCCCTACTCTTGCAGAAAGGCTTGCGAGCCagagctttgcatttttcaaaggcaggcagcagcagcagatatTTGATGAGCTCTATGAATAGAGTTGTTGATTCactggaaaacacaggaaaaactggggaaaaacaaatcaagtcAATTTAAACTGCTGACACATTTTTGTATTGGtgaatgaaatgtaaaaagtgttttgaaggATTGCAATAACCTTGTAGCCCACACAGAAGAATGAATTTCTGATTTGATGTTAAGTATACTCGGAATAAAACTACCAAGTGTGATTTGGTATACAAAGCCTTTttgaacaaaaaacccacttttctggaaatggaaatactggggggggggtggctttCAGTGGGAATAGcttaaggaaaatgaagatacaATTCATTAAATCTCTCATcttgcattaaaatatataaatattttgaattaagaATTTATCCTTGCTCTCCTGCCAGGGCGCGTTATTAAAGAGCAACCGGAGTACAGCAAAATGGAATTGCAGTCCTAAACACTGACTTTCCCCTCCATTTTTGCcaataaatgtgtatatatCCAGAGGTTTGGCCAAACAGGTGCTGCAAATTGAACAGAACGCAGGGAACTCAGTTCCTATTCAATGGTCGAGAGGCTTTTAAAGTTGCATTTACAAGAAATTGTTCTCTTCGGGAGGGGTATTTGTTGTGACATGAAAACTCAACAGGGTTGAAGGGATAAAAATTCAGTGGTTGAACTGGAGCGCACGAGTCCTCCCGGGGTCTCTGAGCAGGAACGACAGGCTGTTAAACCTGCAATAATctacctaaaaaaaaagtcctataGGGTGAATTAAATTGTTCTGGAATTATTTGATTGTCTAAATGTCAGGAAAAGATTTTAtactcttcaaaaaaaattcttttcagtgacatttcttcagctgaaagaCTTTGCAAGCGAAAACCAGCGTGTGCTGCCAGCACGGCTGTAACGGCTTTGTACTTTTAAGCCGGCTCCTTTGAACGCATTTCACTAAAAGGTTCCTCTTTTAATGAATCTCATTCTGAGCGTGTCGTTACAGAACAGAGCTAAGGGGTTTGGGGAGCCTGGTTTTAACTTAACGGGTTTGGCTTTCTCTTAATTTGCCCCTTAAATGTGAGTTTCCTAAATTTAGGGTGCTCATTtgggaaataattaaaacagcCTCCTCATGTATATTCTTTGAATCATTAAAGCAGGTCCTCCACCTTGGCTTCATCATCCCTGGGAATATTCATAACGCAAACGTGCTCCAAATGAAGTCCCAACCTTTactcagaagagaaaggaaacttCCCCATCCTGTCGAAGTTTCCTGCCCACGTGACAGTATTATTAATTACTTTGTTAAACCATAACCAGTCTCCATCTGAGGCcaatatttaatgaaaagcaaccaagaatcagaaaaaaacccctgatgAATAAACTCATAAAGTCTCATAAACTGCTGAAGCCATCGGTGGAAAGATCTGCTCCGAGGTGCAaagtttctcctctttctcccccaCTTCTTTAACTTCTCACCCATCCTCATGACACAAATCAGGGCTATTTTCTTGTTGATTCAGACGCTCCCCCGTACGCAAGAAAGACCGTGCCgccggctgctgctgccagccacagAGCCGGCGCTTGGGGACCGTCACCTCCACGCCGAGCTCTGGAGGAGGTTGTGCTCCATGAAACCCCCTGTGACCGTGCTCTGGTTGAAAGCCCTGACAGTACCACacagggttttggggttgggtttggttttttttttttccccccctgcagTTTATGGATAATTATTTACCGAGCAGCTCAACCAGTTCTGCAGGGCTGCCGGCGCAGGATGGTGCCCAGTGACCCGCAGCCAGGGCTGTCCCAAGGCGGGCACTAGCTCTACACGGAGGTCGTTTGCACGGAGGAGTTGCGCAAAGCGTGGTTAAATATAAGTTACGCTGCGTTTGGATTTGCCACCTCCCCTACCTCGCTgaggtttttcccttctctgtacGTCCTGGGAGTCCGTAAATAGTCGTCAGCGCTTCCCAGGAGGCTGCTTTTGCAACTGCGCGTCAAACGGAGAGGCTGGGCGGGAGCAGGAGCCAGCGCAGCACCACGTCCTTCCATCGCCCGTACGCACACTTCCCGGCACTCCCATGGCAGCGGTGCTGTTTGACTTGTGCTCTCTGCAAATTCCagggaagaaacacaaaattcaGGTGTTTAAATCCCAAACCCTTGCTGTTCTTGTCATCCTGGGTTTCCATTATGGTTAAttatctacagaaaaaaagaccgTTTCTTCTCTCAGATAaaaagttgtggggttttttaaataaaaattaaataaagagGTAACTTCCATTTATCaggttttgaatgaaaaagtaATATTCATTTAGACctcacaaacaaaacaaaaaaaaaaaaaaaaaaagagaaagcgGGCAGGAGCTCCCCAGAGCACCACCACTGTCGCAAGGATGGACTTTCCTGATGCTGGGAGTCTTCCAGGTCAACAGAAAATACCCGTATAGGGAAAAGAGGCGCGCTCATCAGcctgaaaattaagttttctagATTCAGAAGACTTTAACCCAACAGACACACCAAGAAATCATTCCGTTTCTGCTCCTCATTAGCATTGGGCTGCCTACTGCAAAGGAAGAACTCACCCATCCGCACTGAAGAAGTTACCgagaaattgttttattaagGCTCGGCCAGAAGACAAGAATAAACCTGAGGGTGGCCGAGACTGCTGGGACCTGACTCCAGAAGGGCCAGGACACAAAGGGACCTTCTGCAAAGGGTTCCCGAAAAACTCAACCAGCCCCGGTTCTGCTGCCGCGTCTCTGATTTGGGCAATTCAGGTGGTATCGCAGGGACCGGAGGGAACGGCCGCGCTGAGTTTTCAGCAGACGCGCGACACCGGCTGGTTTGGCAACGCGCAGGTTGAAGTAAGAGCCCattctcctgcagctcccccaAACCTGCGTCCATTGCATAAACCCTTCTGCTGTCACACCACGGGGTGGGCCAAGTGGGACACCCAACCACCCGGCCCAGAGCCGACCACCTGTTTGCAAACCAACAACGGCGAACAAGTGACCCCAATGCACGTAAAATACACCCGGGAAGGAGAAAGCGGGGAGAATAAAGAGTCAGGTGTGGTGCAGGAGCCGTCACACTGCTCTGTGGTGGCACCGAGCCATCGGGTACCTTTGCACGTAACAACAAACGTGCCcaaaatttcaactttttttcctcctctcctttaaataaataataaagaaacaaacattaaagCTTTTTAGTTAGGTTTCATAGCAATAAAAGTGCTTTTCCTTGTTGGGTGCTGCAGTGCTCTGGGGGCCTGTCCTGCACCGCAAGCGTGGTCTTCATGCTGCTGTGCAAGGTGTGCACGGTCCCTGCACTATTGCACAAGCTGCACACTGTCCCTGTAACGTCGTGCAAGGTGTGCAcggtccctgcagcagcagcctctcaCGACACCGTTTCTGGCACAGACATGGGAAATCCATGAGAGCTGCTGTAACGGAGGCTCACCGGAGGGTCCCGCcgaggcagggcaggcaggcgcAGCAGGCGCAGAGGCTGAGCGCCGCCGTCAGCAGGGCCGAGAGCCGCGACGGCCGCCGGTACGCGAAGGCCTTCTTCACCTCGCCGCCGGTCTGGGCGACGTAGTCGAGGGTGCGCAGGACGTAGTGCTCCACGCTGTCGGCGGCCCCGTGCTGCTCGGCCAGCAgcccctccagctgcaggaagagCCCGTGCAGCTCCGCCATCTGCGCTTCCAGGTCGAGGAGCTGCCGCTGGCGCGCCCGGGTCAAGGCCAGGTGCTGTTTGGCCTTGAGCTCCTCCAAGTCCCGGCCCACGATGCGGGGCGCCTCGGGGCTTTCGGCCAGCCGGTCCAAGTCCTCGGCCCCCAGGTCGATGCCCGCCAGCTCCGCCTGCCTCTTGATCTGCTCCTTCAGCCTCTGCCGGTAGCGGTTCTCCCGGGCGTAGTGTCGGGCCAGGACGGCGCGGTACcgccgcagcagcagccacagctgggTCTGGCGGACGCGGGGGCCCGCTCGCCCCGTCCCCCCCTCCGGAGCTGCCGGCAGAGCGCCCAGCCGGGGCTGCAGGGCCACGGCCTCGCGGGCGaaggcagctctggcagcaccGAGCCCCCTCTTCTCCCGGGCGACGCTCTCCTCGGAGGTGCAGCACAGCACCGTCTGCTGCGTCCGGTCGATGCTCTcggagagctgctccagccggTCCAGCGCCCGCCAGAGCTCAGCTGCCTCCCGCAGCGCCCGGCCGACGGGGCTGCCGTCATCCCCGCCGAACGCCGGGTTGTCGAAGCACAAGGCGTCCTCGTGCGGGTGCCCCTCGGCCGCGGCTCGCCGCCGCAGCTCTGCCAGGCGGTCCCTCATGCTCCACGCCGGCCGCCGGCACCGTCGGTGAGACAGGCGGCACATCAGCGCCGGGAAGGGGAGGCGCGAGGTCGGAGCTCCCTGCGTCAGCCGGAGGCCTTAAAAAACCTTCCCGAGCAAATATTGATGGAGGGTAGGCCGTCCTGCGTCACCCGCCGGGCCGGACCCCACCGCCggcggggaggggaaaggggtTTCACTGAGAGGCAGAGCGGGAGGAAAGCGGCCTGGGGTGGGATGGCTGCCAGCAGCGCCGGCGCCTGCGTCACCGGACAGGCTCTCCTGGCTCAACGTCTGATCCTCCGGGTTGTAAAACAAAGGGCTTTTATTCACCGAGAAACAAAGCAAGccgggggcaggggagggggcccCCGTCCTGGCGCTCCCCCCGGCCGCCCGTCCTGCTGCAGGGTGCCGTGGTGGCACCTCCGTCCCGGTGTGGCGACGCGGCTGTCCCGCACATCAGAGCAAGGCAGGTTTTGGGCTTTAGTCCCTGCACTGCTGAAATGCATAAACCCCACaatttaattctgaaacagctgcaaaaattacctttaaaaaaaaccccacttctacaaaatgcatttccaaagtGCCTTGGAAGGTTGATTGAGCTGTTCCTCACCACCTCGATACTTTATATCATACATTTTATAACATGTATTATCATACAGGACCTAAACATAGGATGATATAAAGTATATGATATAACACCTACGATGTAATACCTAGGGGAGCGAGAGCGAAGGGTGGTCTGACAACGGCAAAGCGGCTCTGTGGGGCGCGAGGTTTCTTCTCTCTGGATGGATGTACTTAGCAGGGGGCTTCAGCGTCTCTGCAAAACAGGTTTAATTCTGTTCTCCACAACCAATGAGgccaggggaaagaaaaaaaaaccaaaaaacaaaacccttctgTTCCTGGGCCCCGGAGCGTGAGCGGTGCGTTAAAACGAAGGTATCTGTTCACATCCGAAAGGGATTTCCATCTGAATCAGCAAAATAGAAGGAAATGTCAAATAAGAGGTTAAAGACGGGAAAAGCCGAAATACTGCGTGGCGAGAGCAATACAGGGcgggacaggctggagagcaagGGCAGGTGATCCGCAGGGAACACCTTCCCAGAGCTATTTTTGTGTATTAAACCGACGGGGCGAAAGGGCTTTGAAGCCTTTGTGGGGGGAAGGCAGCCGCCCCACGGCTCCCAGCTCGTATTTGGGGTGGCGCGGGGTCAGCCTTACCCCAgccactgcagagcagcacccagcccacGCCGGGCACCGCGGCACGG encodes:
- the LOC142603339 gene encoding syntaxin-1B-like, with amino-acid sequence MCRLSHRRCRRPAWSMRDRLAELRRRAAAEGHPHEDALCFDNPAFGGDDGSPVGRALREAAELWRALDRLEQLSESIDRTQQTVLCCTSEESVAREKRGLGAARAAFAREAVALQPRLGALPAAPEGGTGRAGPRVRQTQLWLLLRRYRAVLARHYARENRYRQRLKEQIKRQAELAGIDLGAEDLDRLAESPEAPRIVGRDLEELKAKQHLALTRARQRQLLDLEAQMAELHGLFLQLEGLLAEQHGAADSVEHYVLRTLDYVAQTGGEVKKAFAYRRPSRLSALLTAALSLCACCACLPCLGGTLR